Within Anopheles nili chromosome 3, idAnoNiliSN_F5_01, whole genome shotgun sequence, the genomic segment acaagacgaacaaaaTAGgacaaattatttaaaaactcAATGAACATGTGCCAAAAATATATAGATAAACCAAAGCATATTCAgttgctgataaaaatcgcTCACTAGCCACGACTCGgttgtccctatctactaaaTGGATCAAATCATCATGTATGTGTATAGGATGAGGGATTATGTCAATCTTCTAAGATCAGTACAAAGACTTACCTAATTGTTCGAGCATTTTGTCGCACTCGTCTAGGATGAAATGCTTCAAATTCTTCAAGTTGAGCTTCTTGTTGCGGATCAACGCCAGCACACGGCCCGGCGTTCCAACAATGATGTGCGGGGTCGTCGATTTCAAAACCTCCTCGTCCTTCTGGATGGGCAGTCCACCGAAGAACACGGCCACCTTAATGGTGGGCATGTACTTGCAGAAACGTTCGTACTCCTTGCTGATTTGGAAAGCGAGCTCGCGCGTGTGGCACATGACCAGCACGTACGGCACGTTTTCGGTCGGTTCCAGCTGCTGAAGGGTTGCAAGCACAAACACAGCCGTCTTTCCCATACCGGACTTGGCCTGACACAAAATGTCCATGCCAAGCACAGCCTGTGGAATACATTCGTGTTGtactgaaagaaaaaaaaacaaagaaacaaacccgATTAACACTAAGCCGTAATTATCATCTGTTTACAAAATATAAATGTCAATATTGCGTTCAGATGTAATACATAGATCAATCATTCCTTTTGATCAgatgtccctatctactaaaTGGTGTataatttcatcataaaaataattgaaaaaaaactataacaTCCATCTATGAATGTCATTACAAAAATTCTAGTAATGGAACTTACCTTCGGAAGGATGCTCAAATCCACAGTCGACAATGGCGCGTAAAATTTCAGGCTTTAACAGGAAATCCCGGAAACCGGAACTGTGAATGGATACATAGGTACCCTTCACATCTTTTTTCGGCTGCTCCGTGGTTTCCGCTACGACCTGCTCGGTCTGGTCCTCCTCCTCGTAATCTAAAAGATCCTCGTTATCAGCCATTATAAAGGGTGTTCAAAGAGCTCCTTGAGATGCAACTAAAATGCGTTGAgggcgaaagaagaagaaaaagaattaGTCAGAGCATCGGTATCAGTGACCTTCGGTCACATACAATGTAAAGATCGAGTAATAGCTGCTTATGGAAGTTATGGCATAAAAATATTCACTACGAAGAGTGAATCATGCATAAAACACTACCATGAACCGAAAATGGCCGCAGGAATATTAATAGGCTTCCGCCAACCGAACACGCGGAAAAGCCGGCGGTGGCGTTACTTGCCGCCATTTTGAAATGCGTGGATCGATTCTAGGACATGTTTTAAAACAGTTTTAAAGCGGCTACTTCATCGAAATCAACGAATTGATTCATGAAAAACATAAGTTTGCCGTTTTACTAGGGATATGTGACGTTGTTACTAAATATTTAATTGTTTGCACTGTTTAATTCTTACCTGAAACAAGAGTATCGTACGGATGCCAACGCGCACTGCAAATAGCCGTGAAGTTCTTCTTAAAGCTCGTTTGACATTTGCCTCGTTTGATGAATCATATGTCACAAGTACCAATCGTGATGTCAATGATTTATACGTAGAATGATATCtataacgaaagaaaaatatgtaaaaatacaataaaatataacGAAAAGAATTTAACAATCCATAAAGATTTTTAAAGCATGCTATTAAAGCTAAAAATTCGataaaaataatgattttAAACGGCTTGCTTGAATGCAAACATGCGCCACATAGTTTTCTATAAACATTAGCGCTATTTCAGCTGTCATTTCGTTCACTAGTGTGCTCAGTGCGTCCATAGCCTGAGtaatcgaaaaaagaaaagaataattGAAAAGTTATCATCGCGAAACGACACGAAAAACGTAAACGAAGGAAATTGATGAATATACTGATGGTGATTGCTGTCGTGCACGTGTGAAGCTAAGCTTCTAACATAACGCGAAACGAAGGCGTGATGTGAAATTGTCGTAATTCCAAAAGCTGGATGCATCAAAACAACAGGTGCATAAGGTGTGCAATGTTTAGCTCTCATGAACACCAGCTAGCAGAAGTACTGGCACGAATTGGACTACGGAAAGCAACAGCAGTGCCAGCAGTTTCCGTGTGCAATAATTTGCAGTCGTGCGCATCGGAGGAAAAGTGAGGAAATACCAAGACACAAAGTGCGCTGCCAGTAGTGCTCTGTGCCAAGTGAACGATCCCGTAAAAACCATGTAGTGAGTTGAATTGCTATCATATTCTCAATCACATAACGGGTGTTTTGTGTTCCGTCCCATCTAGTCGCTAGAGCGCGTGAGGCTTATTTTCACCCAAAGTCGCCCAAaattttcgtcttttttttgctgtagaTAAGCTTTGCTTCGTTAGTAACTTAAGTGCTCGTGTATGACTCACACATCCGTTCAACGCCCATGCATCAAACTGGATCCGTGTTTCGAGTTTGCGAAGAAAActgcacacaaaacacgcgCTGAACTTCCGTCCACATGATTCAACAATCTTCAGTATGTTCTTAACCATAACCAGCAGCTAGGCAATGTCGTTTATCTTCCCGCAAAACGAGCCAtgcgggaaaagtttccgTTCATTGATCGTAGGGGGTGACCAGGAGGGGGGTAAATTGTTAGAGAAAGTCTGTCCACTGGCGTGAGCGAATAGGCAGCCCAGACAGTCGAGAGGAGCCATACCGAACCGATTGGGCTTATATAAGCACATCAAGTCCGAACGTTGGTCCTCCCATCATCCCCACCGTATTCATCATGGGTGAGATGATTTATCGTAGAAAATTACACGTCTGTGGTCCCTTGCATGAAGGTACCGTACTCTGCTCCTTGCTGTTCTGGTTGGCAACAGCTGAGCATTCGGCAGGCGTAATGAGCCAAATTGGACCGTACAACCATCGTCGTTGCAAATCAAGACGACGCTTGGCGGTCAATTCAAACCACACAGGACAGCCCGGATTGGGCTTCAGCTCGGGCGAAGGAAACACATTATATTAAAGCCAACCTTGTGCAAAACCAGCGCTGGGTCAGCGTGTGAGAAAGTGCCCACTTCTCGCCCACCGTCCGGCAAACTGAACAGCGGCAAAGGcgaaaatgaaatcgaaactcGCGAAACAATTATGATTGCGCGACGGTTCCCTTCCGCGCTCTGTACATTTGATTACAATAGTCACCCGGTCAGTGCCGCCAGGGGTTGCCcggtgtttgctgttgtttctcTGATCTGGAGATCATATTTGGAGAAAGCCAACGGCCAGCGAACGCATGGAGGGGTGCatgaatatatatttttatagaaCAAACGGTGAAAGTGCGGAAAATTCGGCCAAATTCACATAATGAGCGGTTGGcggtaaaaagaaaattaatcgCTTCGAGTGAGTggagaagcaaacaaatcgcgTTGATCAAAAATGGTATCAAAATTTCAAACCTTCTTCCCTCCAGTACACGATTCTTTCTTCGTataaacatttcaaatcaTCGCAAAAAAATTGCCATAAAAGTGGTTAGATAAAACATGTTATCACACTTGTAGAGTGGAAAGCGCGAAAACAATGCTACTAAAGCGAACCACTTCTTGGCGACGATAACAGGTCCTGAGTAGTGGGTCCGCTCAGATAACGACTGGCGCGTTGGACGAGAAGCTTCCGCGACGTTCTTGCGGTTTTTCGTACCAACGCTCGTCTATACACGGGACCAGATAATCGGCATGACGAATACAAGTGGGAAAACGGCCTGCTATGGCCTTTAAAACTGTCACAGCGTTGGCTCACGGGACCATGTAAATGGCAGCGTTTCATTTACGCATCTTCTAGCTCGGTTCGTTGCTGTGTTATCAAAATCCCCGACCAAGAGTTGGCCTGTTTTCGAACAACTAGGTACAATAACGGCTTCTGTGCCAGGAAGGTCTGAAGTGGAAGTGAGTGTGGTGAAATTCCGTAAAAATGTCCATCTTGCAAATCGAAGTTGACTGTGATGAAATCCcacgaaggaagaaaaaaaaaagctgtctCGGAGCTTATCGCACCCCTTAGATTGCATCAGACAAAGCGTTGTTCCAATATTAGCTCATCCGTGGCGTGGATCATTTTGTAAGATAGCTCGCTAGATGATATACCACCGTGAAGTTAATCTGAACTATGGCACAGTATTGTGTCTTTAAAAATATGCCGTCATAAATGTTGTTGCATGGTATTTAAACCCAAATGTGTGTCATAAATGCAAATGCCCTCTTGTCCAGAGGCGTGTTAACATAAAGCATTACTAGACGAATTCTTCCAATGGCTTCGTAGAAGGtgcgacaaacaaaaattaaagatTTATGTATGTAGTATCAGTAGTCTGATCGTCAGGCGATCTGATGTGGATAATCCTGCTACGTACTTTTCACTAATTATATACTGTTTTGTTTGGGGATTTTACCCCCTCAACATACGTTCATATCTGAGATgagtaaaatttgaaaatcgtAAATACGCAGCCAGAAAACACAATGGTTGGAATCAcgcgaaaaaataacaccacacGGTGGTAACACGGATTGTCACGCGGGAACTCGAATTACACACGCAGGAGACCGCGTGCGACAGTAGAAAGGGAAATTAGTTGCTTAGCCCCTGCttcgaaagcgaaacataCCACCCGAGCGGAATGCACGTTGGCCGTGGAAcaagaaaagcggaaaatgtGGCTCGCGTGTATATGGAACCCCAAAGCTTCCAGCAGGGTCAGGaagtttatttaattttcgtttttcactttttcagGACTTAACCACCCGCACGAAGCAGAAACTCCTGTACCGCCCATAATTTGTTCGCCGAAACGATCAACATCAGCAAGGGAGGGTCCGATTGTAGGCCCTGATAGCAGCCGCAAggagttgtgtgtgtgtccgtttcCGTTCCAGCAGACCACTACCGGTTGGTGAACCCAGCTAGCAGATGGACGACGGAACCATCCATCAGCTGATTGTGATAAGTACGTCCTGCCGATCGATTTGAGTACAGTTGTTGTAGGAGGggtgctggttttgttttctttctttcaacTAACTTTACCGATGGTTCTGCTTCCCCTCTTTATTTCCTCACAGTCGAACACGCCACCTTCCGGAGCAATGGTTTCCTGAAGCCGAACCCGTACGTGGAGTTCTCGATCGATGGCAAGAGTGCACGCAAGACAGATTTCAtcaaaaacaccaacacaccgaAATGGAACGACCGGTTTGCGAGCATCGTATCACCCGGCTCGGTGCTGCACTTTCGCGTCCTCGACCACTCGAGCTTCCGCAAGGACTCGCTGCTTGGCCAGCAAACGGTCGAGCTGGCGGGGATCCTGCGGCACTACAACGGCGTGCTGGAGCTGCTCGAGCTCAACATGGATCTGCTGATCGATGGTACTGGCTCCTCCAAAAGCAACGAGCTCCGGCAGCCGGTCAAAGCGGGCGAACTCGTAGTGGTGCTGGATGGTTTGAAGATCGATATGCGCAAACTGGGCGCCGGTGGAGCGGGTGGGGACCTGCGCGGTAACGAGGTCGGTagcggcaacaacagcagcgccCTTAACGGAAATGGGGTAAGTGACCTTGGAACAGAAAGGCGGTCTCCAGGGAAATAACGAGGGACACAATTGACGACACGCGGGGACGCATGATGTTAATAAGGGAGATGGGGCCACGGGGGACGTAGGTGTATACATTTTTTACTTTGGATGATATTACGACACGGAAATGGGATTTACTATGCTGCCAAAATCGCTTCATTACTGTTGTTGAGAGATTAAATTTTTTGGCTCATGGCCACTCTTACCCAGGCTAATGTTCTACAAAATGTTATGAAAGTTTCGTAAAGAGACAGCTGGAAAGTGTAATGTATTCCAAAGAAACCGTCACGCTGTGCACTCTCACGTTAACCCTGAACTAGGAATGGTCGTTTCGGTTTTACTGTATCGATTTTCTTGGCTGACGGCGCaaatatcgatttttatttcataccgtcctttttgtttttacgcttttcttttcatgttcCCGGTCCATGAATATCCCCGGCCATTGCATATCATTATCGGTGACGCTACGGACAACAATCGTTGATGCAGCTGTCGAGTGGGACGGATTTGGCGCAGAATGGAGCCCACTATCACACGCTCCGAAGCAGCATACTAAACGGGGGCATCCGGGCTCGAATGCGCTTACGTGGAACCGGAACACCACAACAGCTGCAACCGCCTCCGGCAGCCAGTAGCAGTGGAGGTGGGGCCAGTGGAAGCGTAATGAATCATGCATTAGTTCCGTCATCTTCGTCGTCAACAGCGGCGGCAGTGCATCAGCAACACTCGCCAGCTTCTCACGCTAGCCAAAGCAACAGTAACACCACGTCCACCGACTGTAGGTCGTCAGTTCCCTTTAACGAATTCGTGCGGCATGAAACGCAGCTCGGTTTCGGCATGGGTAACGGAGGGATCGCATCTGGATCGTCTCCAAATGGTGGCGCATCCGCGTCGTCGTCTAGCGGTGTAGGAACCATGACGTCAGGTTCGTCCTCATCATCAACCGGGGCAATTCGGCGAAGTGGCATCAACTGGGATCAGCAAAACCTGTCCCCGGTGGCATCATCGATGGGATCCCACACGCGGTTGGGGCCGATGTATTCCAACTCCTCACAAGAAGGTCTCATCAACGGAGTTCCGGGTGGTCACTCCAGCACGGCTATGCTACCGACGGCTGGTGGCAGTCCGGGTGGCATGAATGGTGGTTCGGTTCTGCCCATGCCGATGGGAGGAAGCCTAACCGATCAGCAAATTATCCtccaacatcagcagcagcagcaacagaatcCGATTGACGATGAACCCCTGCCAGCGGGATGGGAGATGCGTGTGGATAAATTTGGCCGCCGGTATTACGTGGATCACAATACGCGCTCGACGTACTGGGAGAAACCACAGCCACTTCCGGCTGGCTGGGAGCAGAGGCGTGATCCTCGTGGCCGGGTGTACTACGTGGATCATAATACGCGTACCACCACGTGGCAGCGACCGAACAGCGAGCGATTGTTGCATTTCCAGCACTGGCAAGGCCAACGACAGCACATCATCTCGCAGGGCAACCAGCGGTTCCTGTATCCGCAGCACGCGCAACAATCGAACTCGGTCTCGGTGGCGCACGAGGAGGACGACGGACTAGGACCACTACCGGATGGCTGGGAGAAACGCGTGCAACCGGACAACAGGGTGTACTTTGTGAATcacaaaaatcgcaccaccCAGTGGGAAGATCCGCGAACGCAGGGCCAGGAAGTAAGCATGCTGGCGGAGGGTCCACTTCCGCCGGGTTGGGAGATTCGGTACACGGCGAATGGAGAGCGTTTCTTCGTCGATCACAACAACCGCAAAACCACCTTCGAAGATCCGCGGCCCGGTGCACCGAAGGGTGCGAAAGGTGTCTATGGCGTGCCGAAGGCGTACGAACGTTCCTTCCGCTGGAAGCTAAGCCAGTTCCGGTACCTGTGTCAGAGCAATGCGCTCGCGTCTCACATCAAGATTACACTCACACGTCAGACGCTGTTCGAGGATTCGTACCACCAAATCATGCGGTTGCCAGCGTACGAACTGCGGCGCCGGTTGTACATCATCTTCCGGGGAGAGGAAGGCCTCGATTATGGTGGTGTTTCGCGTGAGTGGTTCTTCCTGCTGTCGCACGAGGTGCTCAACCCGATGTACTGTTTGTTCGAGTACGCGAACAAGAACAACTACAGTCTGCAGATTAACCCGGCGAGCTACGTCAACCCGGATCACCTGCAGTACTTCAAGTTCATTGGGCGGTTCATCGCGATGGCGCTGTATCACGGGCGGTTTATTTACTCCGGGTTCACGATGCCGTTCTACAAGCGCATGCTGAACAAGAAGCTAACGACCAAAGacatcgaatcgatcgatccggaGTTCTACAACTCGCTCATCTGGGTGCGGGACAATAACATTGACGAGTGCGGGCTGGAGCTGTGGTTCAGTGTCGACTTCGAGGTGCTGGGTCAGATCA encodes:
- the LOC128727577 gene encoding E3 ubiquitin-protein ligase Su(dx)-like translates to MDDGTIHQLIVIIEHATFRSNGFLKPNPYVEFSIDGKSARKTDFIKNTNTPKWNDRFASIVSPGSVLHFRVLDHSSFRKDSLLGQQTVELAGILRHYNGVLELLELNMDLLIDGTGSSKSNELRQPVKAGELVVVLDGLKIDMRKLGAGGAGGDLRGNEVGSGNNSSALNGNGLSSGTDLAQNGAHYHTLRSSILNGGIRARMRLRGTGTPQQLQPPPAASSSGGGASGSVMNHALVPSSSSSTAAAVHQQHSPASHASQSNSNTTSTDCRSSVPFNEFVRHETQLGFGMGNGGIASGSSPNGGASASSSSGVGTMTSGSSSSSTGAIRRSGINWDQQNLSPVASSMGSHTRLGPMYSNSSQEGLINGVPGGHSSTAMLPTAGGSPGGMNGGSVLPMPMGGSLTDQQIILQHQQQQQQNPIDDEPLPAGWEMRVDKFGRRYYVDHNTRSTYWEKPQPLPAGWEQRRDPRGRVYYVDHNTRTTTWQRPNSERLLHFQHWQGQRQHIISQGNQRFLYPQHAQQSNSVSVAHEEDDGLGPLPDGWEKRVQPDNRVYFVNHKNRTTQWEDPRTQGQEVSMLAEGPLPPGWEIRYTANGERFFVDHNNRKTTFEDPRPGAPKGAKGVYGVPKAYERSFRWKLSQFRYLCQSNALASHIKITLTRQTLFEDSYHQIMRLPAYELRRRLYIIFRGEEGLDYGGVSREWFFLLSHEVLNPMYCLFEYANKNNYSLQINPASYVNPDHLQYFKFIGRFIAMALYHGRFIYSGFTMPFYKRMLNKKLTTKDIESIDPEFYNSLIWVRDNNIDECGLELWFSVDFEVLGQIIHHELKDNGDKERVTEENKEEYISLMTEWRMTRGIEEQTKTFLDGFNEVVPLEWLKYFDERELELMLCGMQEIDVDDWQRNSIYRHYNRNSKQVVWFWQFVRETDNEKRARLLQFVTGTCRVPVGGFAELMGSNGPQRFCIEKVGKDTWLPRSHTCFNRLDLPPYKSYDQLVEKLNYAIEETEGFGQE